One Acetobacterium sp. KB-1 DNA segment encodes these proteins:
- the murF gene encoding UDP-N-acetylmuramoyl-tripeptide--D-alanyl-D-alanine ligase: MESISIDEILHITQGELLQGNRLMAIANVAIDSRKTTGNDLYVPIIGETNNGHNYISQAFLNGSRACLTEERNHSFPAEMTVIQVASTLAAMKALAGFNRHRYSIPVIAITGSSGKTTTKDLVASVLSQRYHTLKTEGNFNNEYGIPQTLFNLEADHQMAVIEMGMDHLGDISKSIALVDPDISVITNVGLSHIERLKSQENIYRAKKEILQRLTSDGIAYVNGDDAFLKKINNEKNHYQVKTFGLDGEHSVTAFNYSTSQAGLEMQVKWEHRNEVFTFNYPGEHNIYNCLVAIGLGYFYDLTQSEIQQGLNAFVPSGNRMDIFTIGEIKVINDSYNANPDAMRASLDVLDTLGRDNKRKIAILGDMLEMGDFGPAAHLEVGNYAKGKADILIGVGPLGQLICQGYDNAGPVYQVPDARSAGACLKEIVRPEDIILIKASRGMGLERVIDFIKEGGC; this comes from the coding sequence ATGGAAAGTATCAGTATTGATGAAATACTTCACATTACCCAGGGGGAATTGCTCCAGGGAAATCGCTTAATGGCAATTGCAAATGTTGCGATTGATAGTCGAAAAACAACAGGTAATGACTTATATGTGCCCATTATCGGGGAAACGAATAATGGCCACAATTACATCAGTCAGGCCTTTTTAAATGGCAGTAGAGCTTGTCTGACCGAGGAAAGAAATCACTCCTTTCCGGCGGAGATGACGGTCATCCAGGTGGCTTCAACATTAGCGGCGATGAAAGCGTTGGCCGGTTTTAATCGTCATCGTTACAGCATTCCGGTGATTGCCATTACTGGCAGCAGCGGAAAAACCACCACCAAGGACCTGGTGGCATCCGTTCTGTCACAACGGTATCATACCTTAAAAACCGAGGGTAACTTTAATAATGAATACGGGATTCCCCAGACCTTATTTAATTTAGAAGCAGACCATCAAATGGCCGTCATCGAAATGGGAATGGACCATCTTGGGGATATTTCAAAATCAATCGCACTGGTTGATCCCGATATCAGTGTAATCACCAATGTCGGACTTAGTCATATTGAACGCCTGAAAAGCCAGGAGAATATTTATCGGGCCAAAAAAGAAATTTTGCAGCGTTTAACAAGCGATGGCATTGCCTATGTTAATGGTGATGATGCGTTTTTAAAAAAAATAAATAATGAAAAGAATCACTACCAGGTTAAAACCTTTGGCTTGGATGGGGAGCATTCTGTAACAGCCTTTAATTATAGTACAAGTCAAGCGGGTCTTGAAATGCAGGTAAAATGGGAACATCGAAACGAAGTTTTCACGTTTAATTATCCCGGGGAACATAATATCTATAATTGTCTGGTGGCTATTGGCTTAGGGTATTTCTATGACTTGACTCAATCGGAGATTCAACAAGGGCTTAATGCTTTTGTGCCCAGCGGCAATCGGATGGATATTTTCACGATTGGCGAAATCAAGGTGATTAATGACTCATATAATGCTAATCCTGATGCGATGCGGGCTTCCCTGGATGTATTGGATACCCTGGGCCGTGACAACAAGCGAAAAATTGCAATTCTCGGCGATATGTTAGAAATGGGCGACTTCGGGCCAGCCGCACACCTTGAAGTTGGCAACTACGCAAAGGGTAAAGCGGATATTCTAATCGGTGTTGGTCCATTGGGGCAGTTAATTTGTCAGGGTTATGACAATGCCGGACCGGTCTACCAGGTTCCTGATGCACGCTCGGCCGGTGCCTGTTTAAAAGAGATTGTCCGGCCCGAAGATATCATTCTGATTAAAGCATCCCGGGGCATGGGTTTGGAACGGGTGATTGATTTTATTAAGGAAGGTGGCTGCTAA
- the mraY gene encoding phospho-N-acetylmuramoyl-pentapeptide-transferase, which yields MELTVLQTGLIGLLISFLVVYFVTPRFIPMLKRLKFGQAIREEGPQSHLEKSGTPTMGGLVIQLGVLVAFAILSVLVGNWDFFPILVMLYFGAVGLIDDYIKVAKKHNLGLRAWQKMVLQCIGALAIALYAYYAPAIGSEMVVPLMDQTVDFGFWYVPFTFIAVVSIVNAVNLTDGLDGLASGVTLIVAIFFFVGSLALPQANTSIFTGAIIGGCLGFLRHNSNPADIFMGDTGSMALGGAVVVMAIITQLQIFLLIAGALFVLEALSVVIQVSYFKSTGGKRFFKMAPIHHHFELSGWSETRVVTVFWVVTAISVVIAFICLG from the coding sequence ATGGAACTGACCGTTTTACAAACCGGGCTGATTGGTCTGCTGATTTCCTTCCTGGTTGTCTATTTTGTGACACCGCGATTTATCCCCATGCTCAAACGGCTAAAATTTGGTCAGGCCATTAGAGAAGAAGGCCCGCAAAGCCATTTGGAAAAATCAGGAACGCCAACCATGGGCGGGCTGGTGATTCAATTGGGGGTATTGGTGGCTTTTGCGATCTTGTCAGTGCTAGTCGGAAACTGGGATTTCTTTCCAATTCTGGTAATGCTCTACTTCGGTGCTGTGGGTTTGATTGATGATTATATTAAGGTAGCAAAAAAACACAATCTGGGTCTGCGGGCCTGGCAGAAAATGGTGCTCCAATGTATTGGTGCGCTGGCCATTGCCCTCTATGCTTATTATGCGCCAGCCATTGGTTCTGAAATGGTGGTGCCATTAATGGATCAGACTGTCGATTTTGGATTCTGGTATGTACCATTTACCTTTATTGCGGTAGTATCGATTGTCAATGCGGTTAATTTAACCGATGGACTCGATGGATTGGCATCCGGCGTTACCTTAATTGTTGCAATATTCTTTTTTGTCGGCTCTCTGGCCCTGCCCCAAGCTAATACCAGCATTTTTACTGGTGCCATTATTGGCGGATGTTTGGGTTTCTTAAGGCATAATTCAAATCCAGCTGATATCTTTATGGGTGATACCGGTTCGATGGCGTTGGGCGGAGCGGTTGTAGTCATGGCGATCATTACTCAGCTACAGATTTTTCTGCTCATTGCTGGCGCTTTGTTTGTCCTTGAAGCTTTATCGGTAGTGATTCAAGTGAGCTACTTTAAATCTACCGGGGGAAAGCGCTTTTTTAAGATGGCCCCCATTCATCATCACTTTGAATTGTCGGGTTGGAGTGAAACCCGGGTCGTCACTGTTTTCTGGGTGGTTACAGCGATTTCGGTAGTCATTGCATTTATTTGTTTAGGATAG
- the murD gene encoding UDP-N-acetylmuramoyl-L-alanine--D-glutamate ligase, translated as MIKRTLVVGAARSGVAVTELLLSHGEAVLLTDTRSSGIVLKEFPQILDFEKNPEFESIFGVQPSLEILTVIDEVVISPGVPLSIPIIQAAYAQGIPVTGEVEAAYRLTQTPFIAITGTNGKTTTTTLLGEIFKASGRGTYVVGNIGDPITNYVDSATADEVFITEISSFQLETIHTFRPQAAAILNLTPDHLDRHLSMENYVHAKGRIFENQRVEDLLVLNGDDPLVGELGEKAVSRKALFSYKKTVDYGAWCLAGEIYINNGQESILVCREDELGIIGPHNTMNALAALTLAYFSGVELEVIVRVLKTFAGVEHRLELVGCFDGVTYINDSKGTNTNATITAVNAVTEPIILLAGGYDKKEDYSELMALVAKRVKQLIVLGVTADDLIKAATAKGFTTITKVDTYEEAVAHAKAVAVSGDTVLLSPACASWDMFDNYEIRGRVFKRLVTENQ; from the coding sequence ATGATAAAAAGGACTCTGGTAGTCGGAGCGGCCCGAAGTGGGGTTGCGGTCACAGAACTATTACTAAGCCATGGCGAAGCCGTGTTATTAACGGACACCCGATCATCGGGCATCGTCTTAAAAGAGTTTCCCCAGATTCTGGATTTTGAAAAAAACCCGGAGTTTGAATCGATTTTTGGTGTTCAGCCGAGTCTGGAGATTTTAACGGTGATTGATGAGGTGGTCATAAGCCCGGGGGTGCCGCTGAGTATTCCCATTATTCAAGCGGCTTACGCGCAGGGTATTCCAGTCACAGGTGAGGTCGAAGCGGCCTATCGATTGACACAAACACCTTTTATTGCGATTACTGGGACCAATGGGAAAACCACCACCACCACCCTGCTGGGGGAAATATTCAAAGCCTCAGGTCGGGGAACTTATGTGGTCGGAAACATTGGCGACCCCATTACCAACTATGTCGATAGCGCGACCGCAGATGAGGTTTTTATAACCGAGATCAGCAGTTTCCAATTGGAGACGATCCATACTTTTCGACCTCAGGCGGCGGCGATTCTCAATCTGACGCCGGATCATCTGGACCGTCACCTGAGCATGGAAAATTATGTGCATGCCAAAGGCCGGATATTTGAAAATCAACGAGTCGAAGACCTGCTGGTATTAAACGGGGATGACCCTTTAGTCGGTGAATTGGGTGAAAAGGCGGTTTCAAGAAAAGCCCTTTTTAGTTATAAAAAAACCGTTGATTATGGTGCCTGGTGTTTAGCGGGCGAAATCTATATTAATAATGGTCAAGAAAGCATCTTGGTTTGTCGGGAAGATGAACTGGGTATTATCGGTCCTCATAATACCATGAATGCTCTGGCGGCTCTGACCCTGGCATATTTTTCAGGGGTTGAACTGGAAGTCATCGTCCGGGTTCTTAAAACCTTTGCGGGAGTGGAACATCGTCTGGAGTTGGTGGGCTGTTTTGACGGGGTGACCTACATCAACGATTCGAAAGGAACCAACACCAACGCCACTATTACGGCTGTCAATGCGGTAACAGAACCGATTATTCTGCTGGCCGGAGGCTATGATAAAAAAGAAGACTATTCCGAGCTGATGGCACTGGTGGCAAAGCGGGTCAAGCAGCTGATCGTTTTAGGCGTAACTGCGGATGATCTAATCAAAGCCGCTACGGCCAAGGGCTTTACGACCATCACCAAAGTTGACACCTACGAGGAAGCGGTTGCCCACGCAAAAGCGGTGGCCGTATCGGGTGACACTGTTTTGTTATCGCCAGCCTGTGCCAGTTGGGATATGTTTGATAATTATGAGATCCGAGGTCGAGTTTTCAAGCGATTGGTGACCGAAAATCAATAA
- the ftsW gene encoding putative lipid II flippase FtsW gives MKNGKIDRPFLIALLLLAGIGVIMVFSASMYSSTISGEKGYSLFLKQLVFVILGVTVMGIMSKIDYRVYKKYYLVGIVISIFLLIIVLIPGIGLKVNDARRWIDLKVTTFQPSELAKVAVILYFSTVISRKPGIIKENMPFLLNCMLPLGLICGLTAIEPSLSAAMAIALAACGVLYFGGVEFKLFYPYLGFGVLAVAGLMIAEPWRLDRFNVFLGKGGYDYQISQSLLAIGTGGMFGRGLGNGKQKYLFLPELQNDFIFANIAEEFGFVGCLLVLGLFAYVIWRGFQIAQKSQDTFAYLYTSGVMLLLAFQVLVNIGVASAIIPVTGMALPFISAGGSSMVILFAMMGPILNISRTVDLGKKLEPNKKTMHNKKKIVR, from the coding sequence ATGAAAAATGGAAAAATAGATCGACCTTTTTTAATTGCCCTCCTGTTGTTGGCGGGCATTGGGGTAATTATGGTATTCAGTGCCAGCATGTACTCATCCACCATTAGTGGGGAAAAAGGTTATTCCCTGTTTTTAAAACAATTAGTATTTGTTATTCTGGGTGTGACAGTAATGGGAATCATGAGTAAGATTGATTACCGGGTTTACAAAAAATATTATCTTGTGGGCATTGTGATTTCTATTTTTCTTTTGATTATCGTTTTAATCCCCGGTATTGGCTTAAAGGTTAATGATGCCAGACGGTGGATTGATTTAAAAGTCACCACCTTTCAGCCTTCTGAATTAGCAAAGGTTGCCGTGATTCTTTATTTTAGCACCGTTATTTCTAGGAAACCCGGCATTATCAAAGAGAATATGCCGTTTTTGTTAAATTGTATGTTGCCCCTGGGGCTCATCTGCGGCCTGACCGCTATTGAACCATCTTTGAGTGCAGCTATGGCCATCGCCCTGGCCGCTTGTGGGGTCCTTTATTTTGGGGGCGTTGAATTTAAACTCTTTTATCCTTATCTGGGATTTGGGGTATTGGCAGTGGCTGGTTTAATGATCGCCGAACCCTGGCGACTGGATCGTTTTAATGTTTTTTTAGGAAAAGGTGGGTATGATTATCAGATATCCCAATCTCTCCTGGCAATTGGTACCGGTGGGATGTTTGGCAGAGGTCTGGGTAATGGAAAACAGAAATATCTGTTTTTGCCGGAACTGCAGAATGACTTTATCTTTGCCAATATCGCCGAGGAATTTGGCTTCGTGGGATGTTTACTTGTTTTAGGACTGTTTGCTTATGTAATCTGGCGGGGATTTCAAATTGCCCAGAAATCTCAGGATACCTTTGCCTATCTGTATACCAGTGGTGTGATGTTATTGCTGGCATTTCAGGTATTGGTGAACATTGGCGTTGCATCAGCGATCATCCCGGTAACTGGGATGGCCTTGCCCTTTATCAGCGCGGGTGGTTCCTCGATGGTTATTTTGTTTGCGATGATGGGCCCAATTCTAAATATCTCCCGAACTGTAGACCTTGGCAAGAAACTGGAACCAAACAAGAAAACCATGCATAACAAGAAAAAGATTGTGAGGTAG
- the murG gene encoding undecaprenyldiphospho-muramoylpentapeptide beta-N-acetylglucosaminyltransferase, whose protein sequence is MKILIAAGGTGGHIYPGLAIAEKIKTENPGAEIVFIGSMVGMEKNIIPQYGYPIEYIRVRGFERKASLETLAAIKGIFDGLSDAKKLIKKHQPDLVIGTGGFTAGPLLLIASRRKIKTMIHEQNAYPGKTNLMLGTRVNRIAISFKEAEKYFPQERTFLAGNPVRSDYHQIDRSELRKNLNLSDTQKMILIMGGSQGAGSINQSALSLIASYKDQDDRVIYHLTGKDQYESIKKEVDHLGLSPSGHVFVDAYSNEVHRLLGAADLVISRSGAMSVAEIQAVGVPSILVPYPLAAGNHQEFNARVITDPGGGVLIKDKELTGARLIQTVESLLEDEKKCQMMSQITKKQSIINAGDRIYAQIKKLMENE, encoded by the coding sequence GTGAAAATACTCATTGCAGCAGGTGGAACCGGAGGGCATATTTATCCGGGATTAGCGATTGCTGAAAAAATAAAAACTGAAAATCCCGGGGCTGAAATTGTCTTTATTGGATCGATGGTGGGGATGGAAAAAAACATCATTCCTCAGTATGGCTATCCGATTGAGTATATCCGGGTCCGGGGATTTGAGCGAAAGGCCTCATTAGAAACACTGGCAGCAATTAAGGGGATTTTTGACGGGCTTAGCGATGCCAAAAAATTAATTAAAAAGCATCAACCGGATCTGGTGATTGGAACCGGAGGGTTTACCGCGGGACCGCTCCTCTTAATTGCCAGCCGACGAAAAATAAAAACAATGATTCATGAACAAAATGCTTATCCCGGGAAAACAAATCTGATGTTGGGGACCCGGGTAAATCGGATTGCCATCAGTTTTAAAGAGGCCGAAAAATATTTCCCCCAGGAACGGACTTTTCTGGCGGGAAACCCGGTGCGATCGGACTACCATCAGATTGACCGAAGTGAATTGCGAAAAAACCTGAATCTGTCTGACACCCAGAAAATGATTTTAATTATGGGCGGAAGCCAGGGCGCTGGTTCCATCAATCAGAGTGCCCTGTCTCTGATTGCGTCCTATAAAGACCAAGACGATCGGGTTATTTATCATTTAACCGGAAAAGATCAATATGAATCGATTAAAAAAGAAGTCGATCACCTGGGGCTTTCACCATCTGGTCATGTTTTTGTTGATGCTTACAGCAATGAGGTGCACCGCCTTTTAGGAGCTGCTGATCTGGTAATTAGCCGTTCCGGAGCAATGTCAGTGGCGGAAATCCAGGCGGTGGGTGTACCTTCAATTCTGGTTCCCTACCCGCTGGCAGCCGGCAATCATCAGGAATTCAATGCCCGGGTGATTACCGATCCGGGCGGTGGTGTTCTCATTAAAGACAAAGAACTGACGGGGGCGCGACTGATTCAAACTGTTGAGTCGCTATTAGAAGATGAGAAAAAATGTCAGATGATGAGCCAGATCACTAAAAAACAAAGCATCATTAATGCCGGAGATCGGATTTATGCACAAATAAAAAAATTAATGGAGAATGAATGA
- a CDS encoding cell division protein FtsQ/DivIB, whose product MKRSKKKNSSEKKIRKLQNLEPTKQELREQRRRQRKANKRKRIMKGLVTMLIILGIIGAIGFGVYQAVNLGIFNVTEIEVVGNEIVDAQTVVEASGINVGESIFLIDVNQANYNINALMNLDELEISKIMPNKILIRMVESAPICAVNYDNKVYYLSEDKTLIEDGEYLRKTDIPLIFGSDEVTITEIGKEVVVEPYWRFDTIMNILRDLKKDSNLEKISEVRMTEVNTYEIVTKNGTVFILWDYNNYIDNKAYIQNNLDKNTSNMIINLAVGTKPVIKPR is encoded by the coding sequence ATGAAACGATCAAAGAAAAAAAACTCCAGCGAAAAGAAGATAAGGAAACTTCAAAACCTCGAGCCGACAAAGCAAGAGCTCAGGGAACAGCGTCGACGACAGCGAAAAGCAAACAAGCGCAAACGCATCATGAAAGGCTTAGTAACCATGTTGATCATTCTGGGAATAATCGGGGCTATTGGTTTCGGTGTTTACCAGGCGGTTAATTTGGGTATATTTAACGTGACTGAAATTGAAGTGGTTGGGAATGAAATTGTTGATGCGCAGACGGTCGTTGAGGCCTCAGGAATTAACGTTGGGGAGAGTATTTTTTTGATCGATGTCAATCAGGCAAATTATAATATCAATGCCTTGATGAATTTGGATGAACTGGAAATTTCTAAGATTATGCCAAACAAAATTCTCATCCGAATGGTCGAATCAGCACCAATTTGTGCGGTGAATTATGATAACAAAGTCTACTATCTGTCGGAAGACAAAACGCTGATTGAAGACGGCGAATACCTGAGAAAAACAGATATACCGCTGATTTTTGGAAGTGATGAGGTTACCATAACAGAAATTGGTAAAGAAGTAGTGGTTGAACCCTATTGGCGTTTTGACACGATTATGAATATTCTTAGAGATTTGAAAAAAGATAGCAACCTGGAAAAAATATCCGAGGTACGGATGACAGAAGTAAACACCTATGAAATTGTGACAAAAAACGGCACCGTTTTTATTCTATGGGATTATAATAATTATATTGACAACAAGGCCTATATCCAAAATAATCTGGATAAAAATACCAGTAATATGATTATTAATCTGGCAGTGGGAACAAAGCCAGTCATCAAACCGCGCTAA
- the ftsZ gene encoding cell division protein FtsZ yields MFELDGNYDNFAKIRVIGVGGGGNNAINRMIEAGMKGVDFIAINTDKQALALALSEKKLQIGEKITQGLGSGGNPEIGQKAAEESKDAIADMIKDTDLLFLTAGMGGGTGSGAAPIIAKIAKDLGILTIGVVTKPFSFEGRVRMRNAQIASEFLQENVDSLVTIPNDRLLRMADKSTSLKDAFRLADDVLLQGVKSISDLIAMPGLISLDFADVKTIMKDTGLAHMGVGQASGDNRAEEAAKQAILSPLLETQIDGATGVLLNITAGEDLSLFEVDKAASIAREASDPDANVIFGATIDESLGDEIKITVIATGFLSGGEKEKKAVIKKVVKSASDSVGEFSIPDFLTQE; encoded by the coding sequence GTGTTTGAATTAGATGGGAATTACGATAATTTTGCAAAAATTCGTGTTATCGGTGTCGGTGGTGGTGGAAACAATGCCATTAATCGAATGATTGAAGCCGGGATGAAGGGTGTGGATTTTATTGCTATTAATACCGATAAACAAGCTCTTGCCTTGGCTTTATCTGAAAAAAAACTTCAAATCGGGGAAAAAATTACCCAGGGACTTGGTTCCGGGGGGAATCCCGAGATTGGTCAGAAAGCGGCCGAGGAAAGCAAAGACGCCATTGCTGACATGATTAAAGATACCGATCTGTTGTTTTTAACAGCTGGTATGGGTGGCGGAACCGGTTCCGGAGCGGCTCCGATTATTGCAAAAATCGCTAAAGACCTGGGAATTTTAACCATTGGTGTCGTCACCAAACCGTTCTCTTTTGAAGGACGGGTACGGATGCGTAATGCCCAGATTGCCAGTGAGTTTTTACAGGAAAATGTTGACTCTCTGGTAACAATCCCCAATGACCGACTGCTAAGAATGGCTGATAAATCAACCTCTCTGAAAGACGCCTTCAGGTTAGCTGATGATGTGTTGCTCCAGGGTGTGAAAAGTATCTCAGATCTAATCGCCATGCCAGGACTGATTAGCCTTGACTTTGCCGATGTTAAAACGATTATGAAAGATACCGGACTGGCTCACATGGGTGTTGGTCAAGCAAGTGGAGATAACCGTGCCGAAGAAGCCGCCAAACAGGCAATTCTTAGTCCGTTGCTGGAAACCCAGATCGACGGAGCAACCGGGGTATTACTTAATATTACGGCTGGCGAAGATCTTTCATTATTTGAAGTCGATAAAGCTGCCAGCATTGCCAGAGAAGCGTCAGATCCCGATGCCAACGTTATTTTTGGTGCGACCATTGATGAATCTTTAGGAGATGAAATCAAAATTACCGTTATTGCGACAGGATTTTTGTCCGGTGGTGAAAAAGAAAAGAAAGCTGTTATTAAAAAAGTTGTCAAGAGTGCCAGTGATTCAGTTGGTGAATTTTCAATTCCAGATTTCTTGACTCAAGAATAA
- the nrdR gene encoding transcriptional regulator NrdR has protein sequence MKCPYCAFDDSKVVDSRPSEEGTMIRRRRECNKCNKRFTTYERVENIPLIVVKKGGQRTAFDKNKIFNGMIKACEKRPVSIDAIKTVVDDLERRLYQGEMKEVPSSLIGEQVMAALKTMDQVAYVRFASVYRQFKDVASFMDELERLISEKQAEGSHETV, from the coding sequence ATGAAGTGTCCGTATTGTGCATTTGATGACAGCAAGGTTGTTGATTCGCGGCCATCCGAAGAAGGAACAATGATCCGCAGACGCAGGGAGTGTAATAAGTGCAATAAACGTTTCACGACCTACGAACGGGTTGAAAATATACCCCTGATTGTGGTTAAAAAAGGTGGCCAGCGAACAGCCTTTGATAAAAATAAAATATTCAATGGAATGATTAAGGCCTGTGAAAAACGACCAGTTTCCATTGATGCCATTAAAACGGTGGTGGATGATCTGGAACGACGCTTATATCAAGGCGAAATGAAAGAGGTACCATCTTCGCTAATTGGTGAGCAGGTAATGGCAGCCTTAAAGACCATGGATCAGGTCGCTTATGTGCGTTTTGCTTCCGTCTACCGACAATTTAAAGATGTCGCTTCGTTTATGGATGAGTTGGAACGATTAATTTCAGAAAAACAGGCCGAGGGTTCCCATGAAACAGTATGA
- a CDS encoding NUDIX hydrolase, whose translation MKQYEKTVKSEVIYDGRIVKLRVDEVKLPNGSFSKREIIEHQGAVAVLAVKDGQMIFVKQYRIASRQLLTEIPAGLLELGEDPEAAAIRECREEIGYRPVNLFKLGDFIPTPGYCSEKIALFSATEFMWDPLKEDPDEFIRVVKIPVRTARTLFINGQFIDGKTVAALGYYFSIAARRSIAE comes from the coding sequence ATGAAACAGTATGAAAAAACCGTGAAAAGTGAAGTCATCTATGATGGACGGATTGTCAAACTGCGCGTTGATGAGGTAAAACTACCAAATGGCAGTTTTTCCAAACGGGAAATTATCGAACATCAGGGGGCAGTCGCCGTTTTAGCTGTTAAAGATGGACAGATGATCTTTGTGAAGCAATACCGGATTGCCAGTCGGCAGCTGCTGACTGAAATTCCGGCTGGTCTGCTGGAACTTGGGGAAGATCCTGAAGCTGCAGCGATCAGGGAATGCCGGGAAGAAATCGGTTATCGACCGGTTAATCTTTTTAAGCTGGGAGACTTTATCCCCACCCCGGGTTATTGCTCAGAAAAAATCGCTTTGTTTAGCGCCACAGAATTTATGTGGGACCCTTTGAAAGAGGACCCGGATGAATTTATCCGAGTTGTTAAAATACCAGTAAGGACAGCCCGAACGCTGTTTATTAACGGACAGTTCATTGATGGCAAAACCGTCGCAGCGCTGGGTTATTATTTTTCCATTGCCGCAAGAAGGTCGATAGCAGAATAG
- a CDS encoding site-2 protease family protein yields MFNFTPDYFYSLILSLPGILIAISFHEMAHGYAADSMGDPTPKNAGRLTLNPLKHIDPLGFISMLLFRFGWAKPVPVNPGNFKERKKGMIVVALAGVLTNLLLAFFGMAAYLAVVPLNNEVLMTVLQYVYIYNIMFAVFNIIPIPPLDGSQILVLFLPPKALMTYYKYQRYGMIAIFILAFTGLLGIIINPAINGIVNLFSAILLPIFNLIWS; encoded by the coding sequence ATGTTTAATTTTACACCGGACTATTTTTATAGTTTAATATTAAGCCTTCCGGGGATACTGATTGCCATTAGTTTTCATGAAATGGCCCATGGTTATGCCGCTGATTCAATGGGGGATCCTACTCCCAAAAATGCCGGACGGTTAACCCTGAATCCCCTTAAACACATCGATCCTTTGGGGTTTATTTCGATGCTGTTATTCCGCTTTGGCTGGGCAAAGCCAGTGCCCGTGAATCCTGGAAATTTTAAAGAACGTAAAAAAGGGATGATTGTGGTTGCATTGGCAGGGGTTCTTACGAATCTATTGTTGGCTTTTTTTGGAATGGCAGCTTATTTGGCAGTGGTACCGCTAAACAATGAAGTGTTGATGACGGTCTTGCAATATGTTTACATTTATAACATTATGTTTGCTGTTTTTAACATCATTCCGATTCCGCCTTTGGATGGATCTCAGATTCTGGTCTTGTTTTTACCGCCTAAAGCACTGATGACCTACTATAAGTATCAGCGCTACGGTATGATTGCGATCTTTATTTTGGCTTTTACCGGTTTGTTGGGAATTATTATCAATCCTGCAATTAATGGCATTGTGAATTTGTTTTCAGCAATACTACTGCCAATTTTTAATCTGATCTGGTCTTAG
- a CDS encoding ScpA family protein, whose protein sequence is MAYAVSLDGYEGPLDLLINLIQKSKIDIYDIPIATITNHYLMQIRTWQDMDMDVASEFIVMAARLLEIKARALLPKNEDEQEDPEDLKAKLIRQLVEYKIFKEISRYFQTREQVERCAIYRDPEYIPQNTEEVPLVIDPYSLEQCFKRLLFQKEEELEAIAPPQKIIRELFSIEEKIAEITAVLVQAGTAGVSFSELLRPDISREEVVVTLLSLLEMVKTSGLRLLQNRVFIDFQIQQEVDNNEQ, encoded by the coding sequence ATGGCATATGCAGTGAGTCTGGATGGCTATGAAGGGCCGCTCGACCTATTAATCAATTTAATCCAGAAAAGCAAGATCGATATTTACGATATTCCCATTGCAACGATTACGAATCACTATCTAATGCAGATTAGAACCTGGCAGGATATGGATATGGATGTCGCCAGTGAATTTATTGTGATGGCCGCCAGACTGCTCGAAATTAAGGCCAGAGCATTGCTACCTAAAAATGAAGATGAGCAGGAAGACCCAGAAGATCTTAAGGCAAAACTGATTCGTCAATTGGTTGAGTATAAGATTTTTAAAGAGATCAGTCGATATTTTCAAACCCGGGAACAGGTTGAGCGCTGCGCCATCTATAGAGATCCGGAGTACATCCCTCAGAATACCGAAGAAGTGCCTCTGGTCATCGATCCCTATTCGCTTGAACAATGCTTTAAACGGCTGTTGTTTCAGAAAGAGGAAGAATTGGAGGCAATCGCGCCACCGCAGAAGATTATTCGGGAATTGTTCAGCATTGAAGAAAAAATCGCTGAAATAACCGCGGTTCTGGTTCAAGCCGGAACCGCCGGGGTCAGCTTTTCAGAGCTGCTCCGGCCGGATATATCCCGGGAAGAGGTGGTGGTAACCCTGCTATCACTTTTGGAAATGGTTAAGACCAGTGGTTTGCGGCTGCTTCAAAATCGGGTATTTATAGATTTTCAGATTCAACAGGAGGTGGACAACAATGAACAGTGA